The proteins below are encoded in one region of Bremerella sp. P1:
- a CDS encoding proton-conducting transporter transmembrane domain-containing protein, translating into MTVEFVLFVLGVVVVVSPTVLVAALALPLLMGIRLSEFVQSRLTKTSVVTGLLAAVGILGVMLASGSRHVPIELGNWVSIPQEHFHFHLKFVFDRLSVPFAILSFVLCGTVGAFASVYLHRDRGYRRFFLLYALFLLGMVVSSLAGTIETLFFGWELVGLSSALLVAYFHERPAPVRNGLRVWAIYRIADAAFLIAALTLHHLTGAGDFDGLMGSGPWPDGVAAIDSTSALMVGLLLLLAAAGKSGMVPFSGWIPRAMEGPTPSSAVFYGALSVHLGVFLLLRVSPLLDVSVPLRVAVIVLGISTAIFGAIASRAQSDVKNALAFASLTQVGIITVEIGLGLQYVALIHMIGHACLRTLQLLRAPSVLKDYRMLENAVGSHLSGHRSVESPVATSRQIWLYRFALERGYLDALLNCWIVVPFMSAFRTFDALERRWTSFLSGGESRESDRLAPYGDSLEDVA; encoded by the coding sequence ATGACCGTTGAGTTTGTCCTATTTGTCCTGGGAGTTGTGGTCGTCGTCAGTCCAACGGTATTAGTTGCGGCCCTGGCGCTGCCTCTGCTGATGGGGATCCGACTAAGTGAGTTCGTCCAATCGAGACTGACCAAAACCAGTGTCGTCACGGGCTTGTTGGCTGCGGTCGGCATTCTGGGAGTCATGCTCGCCTCGGGATCGCGTCATGTGCCAATTGAACTTGGAAACTGGGTTTCCATCCCGCAGGAACATTTTCATTTTCATCTTAAGTTTGTCTTCGATAGGCTGTCCGTCCCGTTTGCGATTTTGTCCTTCGTTCTTTGTGGGACGGTTGGTGCGTTTGCTTCGGTGTATCTGCATCGAGATCGCGGCTATCGACGTTTCTTCTTGCTGTATGCGCTATTCTTATTGGGAATGGTCGTCTCGTCGTTAGCTGGCACCATCGAAACATTGTTCTTTGGTTGGGAACTGGTTGGTCTGTCGTCGGCGTTACTTGTTGCGTACTTCCATGAGCGTCCTGCTCCTGTTCGCAACGGACTTCGGGTCTGGGCAATCTATCGTATTGCGGATGCTGCATTCTTGATTGCCGCATTGACGCTGCACCATTTGACGGGAGCCGGCGACTTTGACGGGCTTATGGGCTCAGGCCCTTGGCCCGACGGTGTCGCCGCAATCGATTCCACGTCGGCACTCATGGTTGGTCTACTCCTGCTACTGGCTGCCGCTGGCAAGTCGGGGATGGTGCCGTTTTCTGGCTGGATTCCCCGCGCGATGGAGGGTCCTACGCCATCGAGTGCCGTGTTCTACGGAGCATTGTCGGTTCACCTGGGCGTGTTTCTTTTGCTGCGTGTGAGTCCGCTATTGGACGTTTCAGTTCCTCTGCGGGTGGCGGTCATCGTGCTGGGAATCTCCACGGCTATCTTTGGAGCCATTGCGAGCCGTGCCCAAAGCGATGTGAAGAACGCCTTAGCCTTTGCTTCGTTGACCCAAGTCGGCATCATCACTGTTGAGATTGGGCTCGGACTACAATATGTAGCTCTGATCCATATGATTGGCCATGCCTGTCTGAGAACGCTGCAACTGCTACGCGCACCTTCTGTCCTGAAGGATTACAGGATGTTGGAAAACGCCGTAGGTAGCCACCTGAGTGGCCATAGGTCGGTTGAGTCTCCAGTCGCGACTTCTCGTCAAATTTGGCTATATCGATTTGCTCTCGAACGTGGCTATCTCGACGCTTTACTTAATTGCTGGATCGTCGTTCCATTCATGAGCGCATTTCGCACCTTCGATGCTCTGGAGCGACGCTGGACCAGTTTCCTTTCCGGTGGCGAATCACGCGAGTCGGACCGTCTAGCTCCATACGGAGATTCGCTGGAGGACGTTGCGTAA
- a CDS encoding proton-conducting transporter transmembrane domain-containing protein, with protein sequence MSELHMPWLGLTVLLPLVGAIVVSLMKDRDRARQVSIAIAVVTLLCACGEWIDFTTLHSFEAHDHWDIFQLFFASDAFVLDELSAPLIPLGALLYLTTILTTLRTKVNRFSFGWTLFSESLLLATLGCRDPWLIILLLAVGVVPPWIELRKRHQSTRVYSLHMGLFVGLLVVGQSLVGPSASAANPPILAGCLLTAGALIRSGICPLHCWMTDLFEKATFGTALLYVTPMAGAYAVMRLVFPIAPAWALQSIAILSMMTAVYAAGMALVQHDSRRFFCYLFLSHSSLVLVGLEMTTSIGLTGALCVWLSVGISLLGFGLALRSVEARTGRLSLDAFHGLYEHTPFLANMFLLTGLASIGFPGTIGFIGTELLVEGVVDIYPMIGFAVVLVAALNGIAVVKAYFHVFTGTRHLATVSLNCRPAERVTILIMVVLIIGGGVFPQPGVRSRYHAATELIKLRGTDEFTQHSPTARVNPSDNSQHVSPVHSALP encoded by the coding sequence ATGTCCGAACTTCACATGCCCTGGCTGGGTTTGACTGTGCTGCTGCCGCTGGTGGGTGCGATTGTGGTGTCGTTGATGAAGGATCGTGATCGCGCACGGCAAGTAAGCATTGCGATAGCTGTCGTAACGCTCCTGTGTGCCTGCGGTGAATGGATCGATTTTACGACGCTGCATTCCTTCGAAGCACACGATCACTGGGATATCTTTCAATTGTTCTTTGCAAGCGATGCGTTTGTATTGGACGAACTTAGTGCGCCCCTTATCCCACTGGGGGCTTTGCTCTATCTTACGACCATCCTGACAACCCTTCGAACGAAGGTGAATCGCTTTTCTTTCGGGTGGACGCTGTTCTCGGAATCCTTGCTACTCGCAACGCTTGGTTGTCGCGATCCTTGGTTGATAATTTTGTTGCTGGCTGTCGGTGTCGTTCCGCCTTGGATTGAATTGCGCAAACGCCACCAATCGACGCGAGTATACTCGCTACACATGGGGCTATTCGTCGGCCTGTTGGTTGTTGGGCAATCGTTGGTAGGACCTAGTGCATCCGCCGCCAATCCGCCCATTCTTGCCGGTTGCCTTTTGACTGCGGGGGCCTTGATTCGAAGCGGAATTTGTCCGTTGCACTGTTGGATGACGGACCTATTTGAGAAGGCAACCTTTGGCACGGCATTGCTGTATGTAACTCCGATGGCAGGTGCCTATGCTGTGATGCGACTGGTGTTTCCGATTGCCCCTGCCTGGGCTCTGCAAAGTATCGCCATCTTGTCCATGATGACTGCCGTTTACGCTGCCGGCATGGCCTTGGTTCAGCATGATTCGCGCCGATTCTTTTGCTACCTGTTTTTGAGCCATTCGTCTCTAGTCTTGGTCGGGCTTGAAATGACGACCTCCATCGGCTTAACAGGGGCTTTGTGCGTCTGGCTTTCCGTGGGAATCTCGCTGTTAGGCTTTGGTCTGGCATTGCGATCCGTCGAAGCACGGACGGGGCGCCTCTCGCTCGATGCATTTCACGGGCTTTACGAACATACTCCATTTCTGGCTAACATGTTTCTACTGACAGGCTTGGCATCGATTGGATTCCCCGGGACGATTGGATTTATTGGAACGGAGTTGCTGGTCGAGGGAGTCGTCGATATCTATCCGATGATCGGTTTTGCGGTGGTTCTGGTGGCCGCACTGAACGGCATTGCTGTCGTCAAGGCTTACTTTCACGTCTTTACCGGAACACGTCACTTGGCGACGGTGTCACTCAACTGCCGGCCAGCCGAACGCGTAACTATTTTGATCATGGTGGTATTGATCATCGGCGGGGGAGTGTTTCCTCAACCCGGAGTTCGATCTCGGTACCACGCAGCGACGGAATTGATCAAGTTGCGAGGAACCGATGAATTCACACAACACTCGCCTACTGCGCGCGTTAACCCGAGCGACAATTCACAACATGTTTCTCCCGTGCATTCCGCTCTTCCCTAA
- a CDS encoding SulP family inorganic anion transporter, with protein sequence MPEDKPANEIPRGNATGFIKYLQYDFNSGFLVFLIALPLCLGISLACGFPPIAGIFTAIVGAVLTPFISNSELTIKGPAAGLIVIAIGCVQDFGGDGMTGGWTESDMAAYRAAIAVGVAAGVLQIVFGLFRGGILGEFFPVSVVHGMLAAIGAIIIVKQIPVALGVSAGGEPMEMIREIPHYLMEANPAIAAIGVISLLIMFLWPLVTERVTFLKKVPAPVVVLLVAVPMGMGFDLLHEHSYTLQGHKYQLSEQYLVKMPDKVFGMFNDITFPEFSVLAQGKAWKWILMFFIIGSLESVLSAKAIDLLDPWKRKTKMNRDLIAIGAGNLCASLIGGLPMISEIVRSKANIDNGARTRFANMWHGMFLLACVALIPFYLHRIPLAALAAMLIYTGYRLAHPNEFVHVYRIGKEQLAIFVTTLVVVLATDLLVGVAVGILLKMVIHIANGVSLRSLFKPYIEVQEIDENTSVIVARESAVFSNWLPFRRQIEQIGLIQQRNLVVDVSGTKLIDHSVMEKLEEVQRDFEQEGLKFEVRGLNVLEPFSDNVHATRKRRPKIMRRVAFTMESEYFPRLEERLPQSGASIFSIVPCNSSEGNSLIRIEIILSQQFCESFLEFIRQEVLTEKNIYACVDSIEIAQHESREA encoded by the coding sequence ATGCCTGAAGATAAACCTGCCAACGAAATTCCTCGCGGAAATGCGACTGGGTTCATCAAGTACTTACAGTACGACTTCAATTCGGGATTCTTGGTCTTTCTGATTGCGCTTCCGCTTTGTCTGGGGATCTCGCTCGCATGCGGATTTCCCCCCATTGCAGGCATCTTCACTGCAATTGTCGGCGCGGTTCTAACACCGTTTATCAGTAACAGCGAGTTGACGATCAAAGGGCCAGCGGCTGGATTGATCGTGATCGCCATCGGTTGTGTTCAGGACTTCGGTGGTGATGGTATGACAGGCGGTTGGACAGAATCAGACATGGCTGCCTACCGGGCTGCCATCGCTGTGGGGGTTGCCGCAGGTGTGCTTCAAATTGTGTTCGGATTGTTTCGTGGTGGAATCCTGGGCGAGTTCTTCCCTGTCTCCGTTGTTCACGGCATGTTGGCTGCAATTGGCGCCATCATCATCGTCAAGCAGATTCCAGTCGCCTTGGGTGTCTCGGCCGGAGGCGAGCCGATGGAAATGATTCGTGAGATCCCGCATTACCTAATGGAAGCAAATCCTGCCATCGCGGCGATCGGTGTCATTAGTCTACTGATTATGTTCCTATGGCCCTTGGTAACCGAACGCGTAACGTTTTTGAAAAAGGTTCCGGCACCGGTCGTTGTGCTTCTAGTTGCCGTACCCATGGGCATGGGTTTCGATCTCTTGCACGAGCATTCCTACACCTTGCAGGGGCATAAATACCAACTTAGTGAACAGTACCTCGTGAAGATGCCGGATAAAGTCTTCGGGATGTTCAATGACATTACGTTTCCCGAGTTCTCCGTCCTGGCACAAGGCAAGGCGTGGAAGTGGATTCTGATGTTCTTCATTATCGGCAGCCTGGAATCGGTGCTGAGTGCGAAAGCGATCGACCTACTCGACCCATGGAAACGCAAGACAAAGATGAATCGCGACTTGATTGCGATAGGCGCTGGGAATCTATGTGCGTCTCTGATTGGCGGTTTGCCAATGATTTCTGAGATCGTTCGATCCAAGGCCAACATCGATAATGGAGCAAGAACACGTTTTGCCAACATGTGGCATGGAATGTTTCTGTTGGCTTGTGTTGCCTTGATTCCCTTCTATCTGCATAGGATTCCATTGGCGGCCTTGGCTGCGATGCTGATTTACACCGGCTATCGCCTAGCCCACCCGAATGAATTCGTACATGTTTACCGAATCGGCAAGGAACAACTTGCCATCTTTGTCACGACTTTGGTGGTCGTTCTGGCTACGGACTTGCTGGTAGGTGTCGCTGTTGGGATCTTGCTCAAGATGGTCATTCATATCGCCAACGGCGTCTCATTGCGATCATTGTTCAAGCCCTATATCGAAGTCCAGGAGATCGACGAAAACACGAGTGTGATCGTAGCTCGCGAATCCGCCGTATTCAGCAACTGGCTGCCCTTCCGACGCCAGATTGAGCAGATTGGACTGATTCAACAACGCAACTTGGTGGTTGATGTATCGGGGACCAAGCTGATTGACCATAGCGTGATGGAGAAACTGGAAGAGGTCCAGCGAGATTTTGAGCAAGAAGGACTGAAGTTCGAAGTTCGAGGGCTGAACGTTCTAGAACCATTTTCCGACAATGTACATGCGACACGAAAGCGACGCCCTAAAATTATGCGACGTGTTGCGTTTACGATGGAATCCGAGTACTTCCCTAGACTCGAAGAGAGACTTCCTCAATCTGGGGCGAGCATCTTTTCAATAGTTCCATGCAATTCATCGGAAGGAAATTCGCTAATCCGTATTGAAATCATTTTGTCGCAACAGTTCTGCGAAAGCTTTCTCGAATTTATCCGGCAAGAAGTGCTCACCGAGAAAAACATATATGCTTGCGTAGATTCAATTGAAATTGCTCAACACGAATCGAGGGAAGCATGA
- a CDS encoding carbonic anhydrase: protein MNPLDSSVHHLPVEYFGTANDFLSSAESTERDTLMIACADQGGSPDDVSFAKPGRLFVVQHLAASIRPAGDAGDNSSVSSIEFAFSLYKIKHVIVCGHTECGVIRNWIRYPDTPDVSGIRACFQTTLKTVNQAYPDYLGEDLIETMICEHTLFQLEHLCSHAFIRNKLDAGKLRLHAWVVNDDTARVRSYDPTRSCFTII from the coding sequence ATGAATCCGCTTGATTCCTCCGTTCACCATTTGCCGGTCGAGTATTTTGGCACGGCGAATGACTTTCTGTCGTCGGCGGAAAGCACGGAGAGAGATACATTGATGATTGCTTGTGCAGATCAGGGAGGTAGCCCCGATGATGTTTCGTTTGCGAAGCCAGGTCGTTTGTTTGTGGTCCAGCACTTAGCAGCGTCGATTCGTCCTGCAGGCGATGCTGGCGATAATTCATCAGTTTCGAGCATCGAATTTGCATTTTCACTATACAAAATCAAACACGTGATTGTGTGTGGACATACTGAATGCGGCGTGATCCGAAACTGGATTCGCTACCCTGACACTCCTGACGTAAGTGGAATCCGAGCTTGCTTTCAGACCACTTTGAAGACCGTGAATCAAGCATATCCCGACTATTTGGGCGAGGATCTTATTGAGACCATGATCTGTGAACACACTCTGTTTCAGTTGGAGCATCTTTGTTCTCATGCGTTTATCCGTAACAAGCTTGACGCAGGGAAGTTGCGGTTGCACGCCTGGGTCGTCAATGACGACACTGCACGTGTTCGTTCATACGATCCTACTCGTAGTTGTTTCACGATCATCTGA
- a CDS encoding zinc ribbon domain-containing protein YjdM, which yields MSELPNCPQCDGEFTYEDGPLLVCPTCGHEWSQPDEAASTENDETRDANGNVLQTGDTVVVIKDLKFRGGVVKGGTKVKNIRIVEGDHDIDCKIDGIGAMALKSEFVKKA from the coding sequence ATGAGCGAACTCCCCAACTGCCCTCAGTGCGATGGCGAATTCACATACGAAGACGGTCCATTACTCGTGTGTCCCACCTGTGGCCACGAGTGGTCGCAGCCCGACGAGGCGGCTTCCACTGAAAACGATGAAACACGCGATGCAAACGGAAACGTGCTTCAGACTGGTGACACCGTAGTCGTTATTAAAGATCTGAAGTTCAGGGGAGGCGTAGTAAAAGGCGGTACCAAGGTAAAGAACATCCGTATCGTCGAGGGTGATCACGACATCGACTGCAAGATCGATGGTATTGGAGCGATGGCCTTGAAGTCTGAGTTCGTCAAGAAAGCGTGA
- a CDS encoding PQQ-binding-like beta-propeller repeat protein codes for MPPIRLLAVFALALVFPAENIASAEKLADWPKWRGPDDTGSSPLVGLPIEWNAENVLWKTELSRKGCSTPIVWQNTIYVSAPIISKDALIALDANGKPLWNVQFGSENLLQGAEISPLDARHPWYAFDDSSHGRTDQLG; via the coding sequence ATGCCGCCAATTCGCTTACTTGCCGTATTCGCCTTAGCTCTTGTTTTCCCTGCCGAAAACATCGCCTCAGCCGAGAAGCTCGCCGATTGGCCGAAATGGCGGGGCCCAGACGATACGGGAAGTTCGCCGCTTGTCGGTTTGCCGATCGAGTGGAACGCTGAGAATGTGCTGTGGAAAACGGAGCTTTCCAGGAAAGGATGTTCAACCCCGATCGTTTGGCAAAACACGATTTATGTCAGCGCTCCGATCATCAGCAAAGACGCGCTGATTGCTCTGGACGCCAACGGCAAGCCATTATGGAATGTTCAGTTCGGTAGCGAGAACCTGCTTCAAGGCGCCGAAATATCTCCTTTAGATGCTCGACACCCTTGGTACGCATTCGATGATTCTTCCCATGGCAGGACCGATCAACTTGGCTAA
- a CDS encoding serine/threonine-protein kinase, whose amino-acid sequence MSSKQLSEEEIFEQAFQKTSPQARREYLNQVCRDEVQLARIEALLSEGSPESSFLENGPHIIQEPSHQLKGQPDRIGDFEILGELGRGGMGIVYKARQCSLKRLVALKVLSSGLALTTRAIMRFKLEAEAAAKLHHTNIVPIYSTGEENRVPYYAMELIDGPSLDRVVKQLRQEAEGSKNDSDSDGTIDAPMPAWIKETIAFPSKSSKEAASDTNTPSFDSSSTLGSDSTYYDNLAKMIAGVADALAHAHDQGIVHRDIKPANLLLSSDGRLSINDFGLARMLEQPGMTMTGELMGSPMYMSPEQITAGRLPLDHRTDIYSVGASLNELLTLHPPFPGQRRDQVLSQVIHKDPPRPRSINHRIPKDLETICLKAMEKDPDRRYQTADLLAEDLRRFVNRNAILARRTTPLEKGIRWIRKNKAIAISICVAFAMCLGSLTYVKLHQRAHQREEALNAALEKAWSGRFAEAGTEIDKAISYGADPEWRPVINAMESLMFGQTSDAVRQLETIVDRSADNYIARWMLADAYWYNGEGGPTDDQLEQLEGREPDDIWERLFAAQALAMHQPDRAENFLREALDENPQFTSARISLATLLVFQSIDSNQPSKVDQALKELKKADVFLEDENWTLSFSRLYAHNTAAHFCRRDGFPGLANQHLEQAKKDALFLGQAYPDVVAANVMRMNYYLLMEDFDGMHTVMQDVIAHKHRGWVTDPFWVTCYTDPDWAHREEKWRGEDLFTLGLNTLERMPIQGDDHVAFARVLFDLEAAKNREDAIEVYDNYLVRRTNEWPFDPAAMMLTGQNALVQGKYQLSLRKAEPAEFLERVTQSQRDLTSARMGLGLHELSKGDRQAALKLWEEATSGTMYHWTTYHWSAAFANRLREDPDWLPWLPANDPVSVASPE is encoded by the coding sequence GTGAGTTCGAAACAATTGAGTGAAGAAGAGATTTTTGAGCAGGCATTTCAAAAGACATCGCCTCAGGCCCGCAGGGAGTATCTGAACCAGGTCTGCCGAGATGAGGTACAGCTTGCGCGAATCGAGGCACTGCTAAGCGAAGGCTCACCTGAATCGAGCTTTCTCGAAAATGGGCCTCACATAATACAGGAACCGAGCCACCAACTGAAAGGTCAGCCTGATCGGATCGGTGATTTCGAGATCCTCGGAGAACTGGGACGTGGTGGTATGGGCATCGTTTATAAGGCCCGGCAATGTTCGCTAAAGCGTCTGGTCGCACTTAAGGTACTTTCCAGTGGCTTGGCCCTGACAACCAGGGCAATCATGCGATTCAAATTGGAAGCGGAAGCTGCCGCCAAACTGCATCACACGAATATCGTGCCCATCTACTCGACCGGCGAAGAGAACCGGGTTCCCTACTATGCCATGGAATTGATCGACGGCCCTTCACTTGATCGGGTCGTCAAGCAGCTACGTCAGGAGGCCGAAGGATCGAAGAATGACTCTGATTCAGATGGCACGATCGATGCTCCGATGCCCGCCTGGATTAAGGAAACAATTGCCTTTCCGTCAAAATCGTCCAAAGAAGCGGCATCAGACACGAACACGCCGAGTTTTGACAGTTCTTCAACGCTTGGTTCGGACAGTACTTACTACGACAACCTGGCGAAAATGATCGCCGGTGTGGCCGACGCTCTGGCGCATGCCCACGACCAAGGCATTGTCCACCGAGACATCAAGCCGGCAAACCTTCTGCTCTCGTCGGACGGACGGCTAAGCATCAATGATTTCGGACTAGCCCGGATGCTGGAACAACCTGGCATGACGATGACAGGTGAGCTGATGGGTTCACCGATGTACATGTCTCCCGAGCAGATTACTGCCGGACGATTACCGTTGGATCATCGGACAGACATTTACTCAGTGGGGGCCTCACTTAACGAACTGTTGACGTTGCATCCTCCCTTTCCAGGACAACGGCGAGACCAAGTACTGTCGCAGGTGATCCACAAGGATCCACCCAGGCCACGCTCGATCAATCATCGAATCCCCAAAGACCTTGAGACGATCTGCCTGAAGGCGATGGAAAAGGACCCCGATCGCCGGTACCAAACCGCCGATTTGCTGGCCGAGGACCTGCGGAGGTTTGTCAATCGAAACGCTATTTTAGCGCGACGCACAACTCCCTTGGAGAAGGGAATTCGCTGGATTCGCAAGAACAAAGCGATTGCCATCTCGATCTGCGTGGCGTTCGCCATGTGTTTGGGATCCCTTACCTATGTCAAGCTCCATCAGCGGGCACATCAGCGTGAAGAGGCCCTCAATGCTGCACTCGAAAAAGCCTGGAGCGGACGGTTTGCCGAGGCAGGTACGGAGATCGATAAAGCGATCTCCTATGGCGCCGATCCAGAATGGCGGCCAGTGATCAATGCAATGGAAAGTCTGATGTTCGGCCAGACCTCGGACGCAGTCCGTCAACTTGAAACTATAGTCGATCGATCGGCCGATAATTACATCGCGAGATGGATGCTTGCCGACGCCTACTGGTACAACGGAGAAGGCGGGCCAACAGACGATCAACTCGAGCAACTTGAGGGTCGCGAACCTGACGACATTTGGGAACGCCTGTTTGCCGCCCAGGCTCTCGCTATGCATCAACCCGATCGTGCCGAGAATTTTCTGCGTGAAGCTCTTGACGAAAATCCCCAGTTCACCAGCGCGCGAATTTCGCTCGCAACCCTGCTCGTATTTCAGTCAATCGATTCGAATCAACCCAGTAAGGTTGACCAGGCCCTGAAGGAACTTAAGAAGGCCGATGTGTTTCTTGAAGATGAAAATTGGACATTGAGCTTTAGCCGATTGTATGCCCACAACACGGCAGCTCATTTTTGCCGACGCGACGGATTCCCTGGCTTAGCCAATCAACATTTGGAGCAAGCTAAAAAGGATGCTCTCTTCCTTGGCCAAGCTTACCCAGATGTGGTTGCCGCAAATGTGATGCGAATGAACTACTATCTTCTCATGGAAGATTTTGATGGCATGCATACCGTGATGCAGGACGTCATCGCGCACAAACACCGGGGCTGGGTTACCGATCCTTTTTGGGTAACGTGCTACACAGATCCTGACTGGGCACACCGGGAAGAGAAATGGCGGGGAGAAGATCTTTTCACTCTCGGCCTGAACACGCTGGAGCGAATGCCGATTCAGGGGGATGATCACGTAGCCTTTGCTCGAGTTCTATTTGACCTTGAGGCTGCAAAGAACCGCGAAGACGCGATCGAGGTGTACGATAACTATCTTGTTCGACGCACGAACGAATGGCCTTTTGATCCCGCGGCAATGATGTTGACCGGCCAAAACGCTCTAGTCCAGGGGAAGTATCAGCTCAGCCTGCGGAAGGCTGAACCAGCGGAGTTTCTGGAAAGAGTCACCCAGTCTCAGCGAGATCTCACAAGTGCCCGCATGGGATTAGGTCTTCATGAACTTTCCAAAGGCGACCGGCAAGCAGCCCTCAAGTTGTGGGAGGAAGCGACATCAGGAACGATGTATCATTGGACAACCTACCATTGGTCGGCCGCCTTCGCCAATCGATTGCGCGAAGACCCAGACTGGTTGCCCTGGCTACCGGCCAATGACCCGGTTTCGGTGGCATCTCCCGAGTGA
- a CDS encoding ECF-type sigma factor: MSDVTHILSEIEHGDPSAAEQLLPLVYDELRKLAAAKLAQEKPGQTLQATALVHDAYLRLVDDGDTQEWKSRGHFFGAAAEAMRRILIETARRKKSLKAGGGLDRISIHDDELIGSEHAEELLALDEALQKLERQSSRKAQVVKLRYYAGLTIPETAEALGIARSTAIADWSYAKGWLKLEITRNS; this comes from the coding sequence ATGAGCGACGTTACCCACATACTTTCCGAGATAGAACACGGCGATCCCAGCGCGGCCGAGCAACTATTACCGCTAGTCTACGACGAGTTACGGAAACTGGCGGCAGCCAAGCTGGCTCAGGAGAAGCCGGGGCAGACACTGCAGGCCACCGCATTGGTGCACGACGCCTACCTTCGCCTCGTGGATGACGGCGATACTCAAGAGTGGAAAAGTCGGGGCCACTTCTTTGGGGCAGCCGCAGAAGCGATGCGACGCATTCTCATTGAAACAGCAAGACGAAAGAAATCACTGAAAGCGGGTGGTGGCTTGGATCGAATTTCGATCCATGACGATGAACTTATCGGATCTGAACATGCCGAAGAATTGCTGGCGCTGGACGAGGCATTGCAGAAACTCGAACGCCAAAGCTCGCGTAAAGCCCAGGTCGTGAAGCTCCGCTACTATGCCGGCCTGACGATCCCGGAAACGGCGGAGGCACTGGGAATCGCGCGATCAACGGCAATCGCCGACTGGTCCTATGCCAAAGGCTGGCTCAAACTCGAAATTACTAGGAATTCATGA